Proteins from a genomic interval of Clostridium sp. M62/1:
- a CDS encoding glycosyltransferase family 39 protein has product MERKQTGQRILAFLLLVLGAVCVAVPFVTLFTGDGTYSWQFKTPETAKMMAEIALIFVLIGGGLLLIRRPLFRWSFTALVFVLFNWAHVVFLPMAVSALYLGYLFLTGYFLRVVLFKQRELRDGWMADFILGTSAVIAAFCLLSAFHAGAVRQLRWFSLLSGAALLLWLGVRGAGERRPGTEAGKPGRRCPEDSQNRLDGRWRTVFYLLITFLIVMVLIQAGRMNIALDFDTLWYGVRSEYVLDNGSGIYENPGMVGMAYVYAKGLETLTLPLCDLASHSYLLYFNLWLAALGLFALYRLSCLYMDRRFALLASALVSCVPGIMNMSITAKPDVITWLIQIFMVYYMSLYIKEAGETGERRFPLLALSAGAYLLSLTMKSTSLVFSTAIFGMSGLYLIFRRLLKLRAPIRQWLLMLFPAAALTGIWARTMLITGMPVTSVFTSILEKLGFQMKYPFASSALPQNWEEESNGAVLARRLFHMLIMPAGDDMGHVVFAWGSPLILFLTGACLAACLLLAAEAQKRETGKQGQRLLSAYAHTAFWPFLAVNLVSLVMLYQIDGNYFMLLYTGIIVGAVSLLASLSRKGFRRFSGAACLLLLPIMAFNVLLTAESNWAWSLGFSEIQWVNKGRVNHEALQHEKMVQTGNEQIWNILSQDSATRVIAFGDHPGCLQFPCIVQSYKDITSPWGNVELVNTVEAFEEYMAYARADYAYVEAGFIGEGSWEWSYGLVRQMISRGTLTDLKFEHGNVLARVDLDGRPDSQSGENLRLFDENYLTYEMKQAGETR; this is encoded by the coding sequence ATGGAACGAAAGCAGACAGGCCAGAGGATTCTGGCTTTTCTTCTTCTTGTTTTGGGGGCAGTCTGTGTGGCTGTCCCGTTTGTGACACTTTTTACCGGAGACGGGACATATTCCTGGCAGTTTAAAACCCCGGAGACAGCCAAGATGATGGCGGAGATCGCGCTTATCTTCGTGCTGATTGGGGGCGGCCTTCTCCTGATACGCAGGCCGCTGTTTCGGTGGAGCTTCACAGCCCTGGTCTTTGTCCTGTTTAACTGGGCCCATGTGGTATTTCTCCCTATGGCGGTTTCCGCCCTGTATCTGGGCTATCTGTTTCTGACGGGCTATTTTCTGAGAGTCGTTCTGTTTAAACAGAGAGAACTCCGGGACGGATGGATGGCTGACTTCATCCTGGGCACATCTGCAGTTATTGCCGCCTTCTGTCTGCTGTCCGCCTTCCATGCAGGGGCAGTGAGACAGCTGAGGTGGTTTTCCCTGCTGTCAGGTGCCGCCCTTCTGCTCTGGCTGGGAGTCCGGGGGGCAGGGGAGAGGAGGCCTGGCACAGAAGCGGGAAAGCCTGGACGGCGATGTCCGGAGGATAGTCAGAACAGGCTGGATGGAAGATGGCGGACGGTTTTTTATCTCCTCATCACCTTTCTGATTGTGATGGTGCTTATCCAGGCAGGCAGAATGAATATTGCCCTGGACTTTGACACTCTCTGGTACGGTGTCCGCTCCGAGTATGTCCTGGACAATGGATCCGGGATCTATGAAAATCCCGGAATGGTGGGGATGGCCTATGTCTATGCCAAGGGGCTTGAAACGCTTACCCTCCCCCTGTGCGATTTGGCCAGCCACAGCTATCTTCTGTATTTTAACCTGTGGCTTGCAGCATTAGGACTTTTTGCCCTGTACCGCCTCTCCTGCCTTTATATGGACAGGCGTTTTGCGCTGTTAGCCTCAGCTCTGGTAAGCTGCGTGCCGGGAATTATGAATATGTCCATCACCGCCAAGCCGGATGTGATCACCTGGCTGATTCAGATCTTCATGGTCTACTATATGTCCTTATACATTAAGGAGGCGGGAGAGACGGGAGAAAGAAGATTTCCCCTGCTGGCCTTAAGCGCAGGAGCATACCTGCTCTCCCTGACCATGAAGTCCACATCCCTGGTATTTTCAACGGCCATTTTCGGCATGAGCGGGCTCTATCTGATATTCAGAAGGCTTCTGAAGCTCAGGGCGCCGATCCGCCAGTGGCTTCTTATGCTGTTTCCGGCTGCAGCCCTGACGGGAATCTGGGCCAGGACCATGCTTATTACAGGAATGCCGGTGACCTCTGTCTTTACCTCTATCTTGGAGAAGCTGGGATTTCAGATGAAATATCCCTTTGCCTCCAGTGCCCTCCCCCAGAACTGGGAGGAGGAAAGCAATGGGGCGGTGCTGGCCAGACGTCTGTTTCACATGCTGATCATGCCTGCCGGGGACGACATGGGCCATGTGGTGTTTGCATGGGGAAGCCCTCTGATCCTGTTTCTGACGGGAGCCTGTCTTGCGGCCTGCCTTCTTCTGGCAGCGGAGGCGCAAAAAAGAGAAACCGGGAAGCAGGGACAGAGGCTATTAAGCGCCTACGCCCACACAGCCTTCTGGCCGTTTCTGGCTGTCAATCTGGTGAGCCTTGTGATGCTTTACCAGATTGACGGAAACTATTTTATGCTTCTGTATACAGGGATTATCGTCGGAGCAGTCAGCCTTCTGGCGTCTCTTTCGAGAAAGGGCTTTCGGAGATTTTCAGGAGCGGCCTGCCTTCTCCTGCTTCCGATTATGGCTTTCAATGTGCTTCTGACCGCTGAGTCCAACTGGGCGTGGAGCCTGGGCTTTTCCGAGATCCAGTGGGTGAATAAGGGAAGGGTCAACCATGAAGCCCTCCAGCACGAAAAAATGGTGCAGACAGGAAATGAACAGATCTGGAATATTCTGTCCCAGGACTCTGCCACGAGAGTTATCGCCTTCGGTGACCATCCGGGCTGTCTTCAGTTCCCGTGTATAGTCCAGTCCTACAAGGATATTACCTCCCCCTGGGGAAATGTGGAGCTGGTGAATACGGTAGAGGCTTTTGAGGAGTATATGGCTTATGCCAGGGCCGATTACGCCTATGTGGAGGCAGGCTTTATCGGGGAGGGAAGCTGGGAGTGGAGCTATGGCCTGGTGCGCCAGATGATCAGCCGCGGAACTCTCACGGATTTGAAATTTGAACATGGAAACGTGCTGGCCCGCGTAGATCTGGACGGCAGGCCTGACAGCCAGTCGGGAGAGAATCTGAGGCTGTTTGATGAAAACTACCTCACTTACGAGATGAAGCAGGCAGGAGAAACCCGCTGA
- a CDS encoding D-sedoheptulose-7-phosphate isomerase, with amino-acid sequence MNEYRYLDELMERYPKLTPVRGEIEKAYEILRDCYAAGGKLLAAGNGGSCADCEHIVGELMKGFVKRRELDEGLKEALKNADQERGEALAGKLQQGLPAIALTGHNGLTTAFLNDVDPGMAFAQQVIGYGREGDVFLGITTSGNSENVVLAAVAARAKGMKVIGLAGRDGGKMKGKSDVCIVAPEQETYKIQELHLPIYHALCLMLEEHFFPSAR; translated from the coding sequence ATGAATGAGTACAGATACCTGGATGAACTGATGGAGAGATACCCGAAGCTCACTCCGGTGAGGGGAGAAATTGAGAAGGCCTATGAGATTCTGAGGGACTGCTATGCAGCCGGAGGGAAGCTGCTGGCCGCAGGAAACGGCGGAAGCTGCGCCGACTGTGAGCACATTGTCGGGGAGCTTATGAAGGGCTTTGTAAAGAGAAGAGAGTTAGATGAGGGACTAAAAGAGGCCCTGAAAAATGCCGACCAGGAGAGGGGAGAAGCCCTGGCAGGAAAACTTCAGCAGGGGCTTCCCGCCATTGCCCTGACAGGGCACAATGGCCTGACCACAGCCTTTTTAAACGATGTGGACCCTGGTATGGCCTTCGCCCAGCAGGTGATCGGCTACGGAAGAGAGGGAGATGTGTTCCTGGGGATCACCACCTCCGGAAATTCTGAAAATGTGGTTCTGGCCGCTGTGGCTGCCCGCGCAAAGGGAATGAAAGTGATCGGACTGGCCGGCCGTGACGGAGGAAAGATGAAGGGAAAGTCCGATGTGTGTATCGTCGCTCCTGAGCAGGAAACCTACAAGATCCAGGAGCTTCACCTGCCCATTTACCACGCCCTGTGCCTGATGTTAGAAGAGCATTTTTTCCCTTCAGCCAGATAG
- a CDS encoding DUF6056 family protein, which translates to MMKRCPKYAYIAVFAVFYLFLLMQFGKVFIYYDDYGYLSLSYGTNIPVAGADYGFSDLLAFIKGHYVNSNGRLLYMFLYCFVHMIGGIRGVQVFMATAVLAVLVMIFLTVQKMLEGSLSAGEVCGEEQQGKSAGLTPFGKILLAAFLCLLYGTLGIMLQRMGTYWYAASFIYVVPAVSFLGFALCFYRTALYGPGEKPGLIRAGACVLLGFLAAWSQEQWFVTTVSFAVICLVYKFLRNRRLRIYDGLTFAACAAGGLIIILSPAVSARMNSEGNAAFASLSFFGKLGRNIPLLMNLFFSGDNLRYLLFFFPVMILLGLVMARQAGGRGRAGAALHLAFSGISAAVFAGYLMKQKLSVFPPGNYSGAAANLLLIYIAFCFVEVILFYRKENQPFGAFVFSAAVLSVGSAAIVPEVPLRIFYPFLYLSWLLFAYLYGKALLREAGRLPVVSLAALLYLSAVSIPNLRNIYQGYRSNYEVLMYDDAVFKESARAIKNGADIDSIEVYELPDLLCKNEVVYDENFSFMIVWMREYYDLPEDVEFDYRPFPGMEAFRSQTRP; encoded by the coding sequence ATGATGAAGCGGTGTCCGAAATACGCATATATCGCAGTATTCGCGGTGTTTTATCTGTTTCTCTTGATGCAGTTCGGGAAGGTGTTCATCTACTACGATGACTACGGCTATCTGTCTCTGAGCTACGGAACCAATATCCCTGTGGCTGGAGCTGACTATGGCTTTTCGGATCTTCTGGCTTTTATAAAGGGACATTATGTAAACTCCAATGGAAGGCTTCTCTATATGTTCCTCTATTGCTTCGTACACATGATAGGAGGAATCAGGGGAGTCCAGGTATTTATGGCTACGGCTGTGCTGGCTGTGCTGGTGATGATCTTTCTGACTGTCCAGAAAATGCTGGAGGGCAGTCTGAGCGCAGGAGAGGTTTGCGGGGAGGAACAGCAGGGGAAATCCGCCGGGCTTACTCCTTTTGGAAAGATACTGCTGGCGGCTTTTCTCTGTCTGCTCTATGGAACTCTGGGGATCATGCTTCAGAGAATGGGCACTTACTGGTATGCAGCCAGCTTTATCTACGTTGTGCCGGCCGTCTCATTTCTGGGCTTTGCCCTCTGCTTCTACAGGACTGCTCTCTATGGGCCTGGGGAAAAGCCCGGGCTTATCCGGGCAGGAGCCTGTGTGCTTCTGGGCTTTCTGGCTGCCTGGTCCCAGGAACAGTGGTTTGTCACCACGGTTTCTTTTGCCGTTATCTGCCTTGTGTACAAATTTCTGAGAAACAGAAGACTTAGGATTTACGACGGCCTTACCTTTGCAGCCTGCGCGGCGGGAGGGCTCATAATCATTCTCTCCCCTGCCGTAAGCGCCAGAATGAACAGTGAGGGCAATGCGGCTTTTGCCTCTCTGAGCTTTTTCGGAAAGCTGGGCAGGAACATTCCTCTGCTGATGAACCTGTTCTTTTCCGGAGACAACCTGCGCTATCTGCTCTTTTTCTTCCCTGTCATGATCCTTCTGGGCCTTGTGATGGCCCGTCAGGCAGGGGGCCGGGGAAGAGCAGGCGCGGCCCTTCACCTGGCGTTTTCAGGGATTTCGGCGGCGGTGTTTGCAGGCTATCTGATGAAACAGAAGCTGTCCGTGTTCCCGCCGGGAAATTATTCAGGGGCGGCGGCGAATCTTTTGCTGATATATATTGCTTTTTGTTTTGTGGAAGTGATATTATTCTATAGGAAAGAAAACCAGCCGTTTGGAGCCTTTGTATTTTCAGCAGCTGTGCTGTCTGTAGGCTCGGCAGCCATTGTGCCGGAGGTTCCCCTGAGAATCTTTTACCCGTTCCTGTACCTGTCATGGCTCCTGTTTGCCTACCTGTACGGGAAGGCCCTTCTGAGGGAGGCCGGAAGGCTGCCGGTTGTTTCACTGGCTGCCCTCCTCTATCTGTCGGCTGTCAGTATTCCGAACCTCAGAAATATCTACCAGGGCTACCGGTCCAACTACGAGGTTCTCATGTACGATGACGCAGTGTTTAAGGAGAGCGCGAGGGCGATCAAGAACGGCGCAGACATTGATTCGATAGAAGTCTACGAGCTTCCCGACCTGCTCTGCAAAAATGAGGTTGTTTATGATGAGAATTTTTCCTTCATGATCGTATGGATGAGGGAATATTACGATCTCCCGGAAGATGTGGAGTTCGATTACCGGCCGTTTCCGGGAATGGAGGCGTTTCGCAGCCAGACGAGGCCCTGA
- the rfbF gene encoding glucose-1-phosphate cytidylyltransferase has translation MKVVILAGGFGTRISEESHLKPKPMVEIGERPILWHIMKHYSQYGFHEFVICLGYKQYVVKEFFADYFLHTSDVTFDLANNQMEVHNNYSEPWKVTLVDTGLHTMTGGRIKRIRDYVGDETFMLTYGDGVSDVDLDELLKFHREHGKIATITGVNVGQRFGVLEVDESGAITAFREKNDDDGKIVNGGFMVMEPKVFDYIEGDSTVFEKAPLENLARDHQLMVYRHNGFWHCMDTQRDKKHLEELWQSGNAPWKTWEN, from the coding sequence ATGAAGGTTGTAATACTTGCAGGAGGCTTCGGGACCCGCATCAGCGAGGAGAGCCATTTAAAGCCAAAGCCCATGGTGGAGATCGGGGAACGGCCAATCCTGTGGCACATTATGAAGCACTACTCCCAGTACGGGTTTCATGAGTTTGTCATCTGCCTGGGCTACAAGCAGTATGTGGTAAAGGAATTTTTTGCAGACTATTTCCTTCACACCTCAGATGTGACCTTTGACCTGGCCAATAACCAGATGGAGGTTCACAATAATTATTCTGAGCCGTGGAAGGTGACTCTGGTGGACACAGGGCTTCACACCATGACAGGAGGCCGCATCAAGAGGATCAGAGACTATGTGGGGGATGAGACCTTCATGCTGACCTACGGGGACGGAGTTTCCGATGTGGATCTGGACGAGCTTCTGAAGTTCCACAGGGAGCACGGGAAAATTGCCACGATCACAGGCGTCAATGTAGGGCAGCGCTTCGGAGTCCTGGAGGTGGACGAGAGCGGAGCCATCACAGCCTTCCGGGAAAAAAATGACGACGACGGTAAGATTGTAAACGGCGGCTTCATGGTGATGGAACCGAAGGTGTTCGACTATATTGAGGGCGATTCCACCGTGTTCGAGAAGGCCCCTCTGGAAAACCTGGCGCGGGATCACCAGCTGATGGTCTACCGCCATAACGGCTTCTGGCACTGCATGGACACCCAGAGGGATAAAAAACACCTGGAGGAGCTGTGGCAGAGCGGCAATGCCCCGTGGAAAACCTGGGAAAACTGA
- the rfbG gene encoding CDP-glucose 4,6-dehydratase produces MKKKEVLDFYRGKKILITGHTGFKGSWLSEILLLAGARVTGYSLNPPTEPSLFELLGLSERMNSVTGDVRDLRHMKQVFEETQPEIVLHLAAQPIVRDSYKDPVYTYETNVMGTVNLLECARLTPSVRSLVNVTTDKVYENREWEYGYRETDRLDGYDPYSNSKSCSELVTHSYVKSFFAGSSTAVSTCRAGNVIGGGDFANDRIIPDCVRAAEKGENIVVRNPHSTRPYQHVLDPLFLYLTVAMAQYEDPSFAGYYNVGPDDADCLTTGELVDLFCSLWGENLRWMNRSDGGPHEANFLKLDCSRVKKTFGWKPGMHVEEAVKKTVEWSKLWLSGGDVRAVTDRQIEEFSEA; encoded by the coding sequence ATGAAGAAAAAGGAAGTCTTAGATTTTTACAGGGGAAAGAAGATTCTCATCACGGGACATACAGGCTTTAAGGGCTCATGGCTCAGCGAGATCCTTCTCCTGGCCGGAGCCAGGGTGACGGGCTACAGCCTGAATCCCCCTACGGAACCGTCCCTCTTTGAACTTCTGGGACTGTCAGAGCGGATGAACAGCGTAACAGGAGATGTGAGGGATCTGAGACACATGAAGCAGGTGTTTGAGGAGACACAGCCGGAGATCGTGCTCCACCTGGCAGCACAGCCCATTGTCCGGGATTCCTATAAGGATCCGGTTTACACTTATGAGACGAATGTGATGGGAACGGTCAACCTCCTGGAGTGCGCAAGGCTCACCCCGTCTGTCCGCTCCCTGGTGAATGTGACGACGGACAAGGTTTACGAGAACAGGGAGTGGGAGTACGGCTATCGGGAGACAGACCGCCTGGACGGCTATGATCCCTATTCCAACAGCAAATCCTGTTCTGAGCTTGTGACACACAGCTATGTGAAATCCTTTTTTGCCGGCAGTTCCACCGCTGTTTCCACCTGCCGGGCAGGCAACGTCATCGGCGGCGGCGACTTCGCAAACGACAGGATTATTCCGGACTGTGTAAGGGCGGCAGAAAAAGGCGAGAATATTGTGGTGAGAAATCCCCATTCCACCAGACCGTATCAGCATGTGCTGGATCCCCTCTTCCTCTACCTGACTGTGGCCATGGCCCAGTATGAGGATCCGTCCTTTGCAGGATACTATAATGTAGGGCCCGACGACGCAGACTGTCTCACAACAGGAGAGCTTGTGGATCTCTTCTGCAGCCTCTGGGGTGAGAATCTCAGATGGATGAACCGCAGCGACGGAGGCCCCCACGAGGCAAACTTCCTGAAGCTGGACTGTTCGAGAGTGAAAAAGACCTTTGGCTGGAAGCCGGGCATGCATGTGGAGGAAGCCGTGAAAAAGACGGTGGAATGGTCGAAGCTCTGGCTTTCAGGCGGCGATGTGAGAGCAGTCACAGACCGGCAGATAGAGGAGTTTTCTGAGGCATAG
- the rfbH gene encoding lipopolysaccharide biosynthesis protein RfbH — protein MNEREARRQILDLVADYCREYHNKKAPFKAGDRIPYASRVYDEQEMVNLVDSALEFWLTSGRYTDEFEEELAKYLGVRYCSLVNSGSSANLVAFMTLTSPLLGERRVKRGDEVITVAAGFPTTVTPVIQYGAVPVFVDVTIPQYNIDVTRLEEALSEKTKAMMIAHTLGNPFDLGAVKQFCDRHELWLVEDNCDALGSRYEIDGTMKFTGTVGDIGTSSFYPPHHMTMGEGGAVYTDNPLLNKIARSFRDWGRDCVCPSGHDNLCGHRFDRQYGELPLGYDHKYVYSHFGYNLKATDLQAAVGCAQLKKFPSFVERRKHNFARLREGLKGTEEKLILPEACPHSDPSWFGFLITCREGVDRNRVVQYVEERGVQTRMLFAGNLIKHPCFDEMRADGQGYRVAGTLENTDRIMADTFWVGVYPGMTDEMIDYMASVIREAIDTL, from the coding sequence ATGAACGAGAGAGAAGCCCGCAGGCAGATCCTTGATCTGGTTGCCGATTATTGCAGGGAATATCATAATAAAAAGGCGCCCTTTAAGGCAGGGGACAGGATCCCCTACGCGTCCCGGGTATATGATGAGCAGGAGATGGTCAATCTGGTGGACAGTGCGCTGGAATTCTGGCTGACCTCGGGACGGTACACGGATGAGTTTGAGGAGGAGCTGGCAAAATATCTGGGGGTAAGGTACTGCTCCCTGGTAAACTCCGGCTCCTCGGCGAACCTGGTGGCCTTTATGACCCTGACCTCCCCGCTTCTCGGAGAGCGCAGGGTGAAGAGAGGGGATGAGGTGATCACGGTGGCCGCAGGCTTCCCCACAACCGTGACCCCGGTGATCCAGTACGGGGCGGTTCCCGTGTTTGTGGACGTCACAATCCCCCAGTACAATATTGACGTGACCAGGCTGGAGGAGGCCCTGTCAGAAAAGACCAAGGCGATGATGATTGCCCATACTCTGGGAAATCCCTTTGACCTGGGGGCAGTGAAGCAGTTCTGCGACAGACACGAGCTGTGGCTGGTGGAGGACAACTGCGATGCTCTGGGAAGCCGCTACGAGATAGACGGAACCATGAAGTTTACAGGAACGGTGGGAGACATCGGAACATCCAGCTTCTATCCGCCCCACCACATGACCATGGGAGAGGGAGGCGCGGTCTACACAGACAACCCTCTTTTAAATAAGATTGCCCGCTCCTTCCGCGACTGGGGACGGGACTGTGTCTGCCCGTCCGGCCATGACAATCTCTGCGGCCACCGCTTTGACCGCCAGTATGGGGAGCTGCCCTTAGGATATGACCACAAGTATGTGTACTCCCATTTTGGCTATAATTTAAAGGCCACGGATCTGCAGGCCGCTGTGGGCTGCGCCCAGCTCAAAAAATTCCCGTCCTTCGTGGAGAGGAGAAAGCACAACTTCGCCCGCTTAAGAGAGGGACTTAAGGGAACAGAGGAGAAGCTGATTCTGCCGGAGGCCTGCCCCCACTCTGATCCGAGCTGGTTCGGATTTCTCATCACCTGCCGGGAGGGCGTCGACAGAAACAGAGTGGTCCAGTATGTGGAGGAGAGAGGAGTCCAGACCAGGATGCTCTTTGCTGGAAACCTGATCAAGCACCCCTGCTTTGATGAGATGAGAGCAGACGGCCAGGGATACCGGGTAGCCGGAACCCTTGAGAATACAGACCGTATCATGGCGGATACCTTCTGGGTAGGCGTTTATCCGGGAATGACTGACGAGATGATCGATTACATGGCGTCTGTGATCCGGGAGGCTATCGATACGCTTTAG
- a CDS encoding LicD family protein, translating into MEEREHSDLTRVHEANLKLLKEIDRICRKYRIQYMLDSGTLLGAVRHKGFIPWDDDADVVFTRPNYEKFLKVAERELPKGMTLLRPQDIRGGRVFYDFTTRILYDNSRVHEDNGQMRFYEGKLNHLWVDLFVLDRLPEGKFGAFFAKFLQKVVYGMAIGHRDQIDFSKYSLADKVRVGVLSTVGKLIPMPFLIKLQTVLAAKDWKKKTDKRYYSNYQPDYLYVTLDADWCEETVDLEFEDTVLMAPKGYDHVLTWIYGDYMKLPPKEKQVPAHSSIEIEILD; encoded by the coding sequence ATGGAAGAGAGGGAACACAGTGACCTGACGAGGGTTCACGAGGCAAATTTAAAGCTGTTAAAGGAGATTGACCGGATCTGCCGAAAGTACCGGATCCAGTATATGCTGGATTCGGGAACGCTTCTGGGAGCTGTCCGCCATAAGGGCTTTATTCCCTGGGACGACGATGCGGATGTGGTGTTCACCCGCCCCAACTACGAAAAATTCCTGAAAGTGGCAGAGCGTGAGCTTCCGAAAGGGATGACGCTTCTGAGGCCCCAGGATATACGGGGAGGACGGGTGTTCTACGACTTCACCACAAGGATTCTGTACGACAACAGCCGCGTCCACGAGGACAATGGGCAGATGCGCTTCTACGAGGGGAAGCTGAACCATCTCTGGGTGGACCTCTTTGTTCTGGACCGTCTGCCGGAGGGAAAATTCGGGGCATTTTTTGCCAAATTTCTTCAGAAGGTGGTCTACGGCATGGCCATCGGACACAGGGATCAGATTGACTTTTCCAAGTACAGCCTGGCGGACAAGGTGAGAGTGGGAGTTCTCTCCACAGTGGGAAAACTGATTCCCATGCCGTTTCTCATAAAGCTTCAGACGGTGCTTGCGGCCAAGGACTGGAAGAAAAAGACGGACAAACGGTATTACAGCAACTACCAGCCGGACTATCTCTATGTGACGCTGGATGCGGACTGGTGCGAGGAAACCGTGGATTTGGAATTTGAGGACACAGTCCTCATGGCGCCCAAGGGGTACGATCACGTGCTGACCTGGATTTACGGCGACTATATGAAGCTGCCGCCGAAGGAAAAGCAGGTTCCGGCCCATTCCAGCATCGAGATCGAGATTCTGGATTAG
- a CDS encoding glycosyltransferase family 2 protein translates to MKKISIIVSVYNEESALRQFYSESKPVFDGLPWDYEMLFVNDGSTDGSLAILKELAGRDEKVKLVNFSRNFGHEAAMIAGIDHFDGDALVCMDADLQHPPECVRQIIEKFEEGYEVINMVRTKNKSAGLIKNITSGGFYKVINTISDVKLEANASDFFAMTANAAQVLKQSYREKVRFLRGYVQNIGFNRTNIEYEARARVAGESKYSLKKLFKFSINTILCFSDLPLKLGIYSGIIVGLLGVFVMIYTIYGRVVHGAPSGYATIVVLLCFMFAMLFMLVGIIGEYIAILFTELKDRPIYIVKETQNIDGRKNPDGKNCVEER, encoded by the coding sequence ATGAAGAAAATTTCGATTATTGTTTCGGTATATAATGAGGAATCTGCCCTGAGGCAGTTTTACAGTGAGTCAAAGCCTGTGTTTGACGGCCTTCCCTGGGATTACGAGATGCTGTTTGTCAATGACGGCAGCACGGACGGCTCCCTCGCCATACTGAAGGAGCTGGCCGGCCGCGATGAGAAGGTAAAGCTCGTAAATTTTTCCAGAAACTTTGGCCATGAGGCTGCCATGATCGCCGGGATTGACCACTTTGACGGAGATGCACTGGTGTGCATGGATGCGGATCTGCAGCATCCGCCGGAGTGCGTGAGACAGATTATTGAAAAATTTGAGGAGGGATATGAGGTCATCAACATGGTGCGGACGAAGAACAAGTCTGCGGGCCTCATTAAAAATATAACCTCCGGCGGTTTCTACAAGGTGATCAATACCATCTCTGATGTAAAGCTGGAAGCCAACGCTTCCGACTTCTTTGCCATGACGGCCAATGCGGCCCAGGTGCTGAAGCAAAGCTACAGGGAGAAGGTGCGCTTCCTGAGAGGGTATGTGCAGAACATCGGCTTTAACCGCACCAATATCGAGTACGAAGCCAGGGCCAGAGTGGCGGGAGAGAGCAAGTACAGCCTGAAAAAGCTGTTCAAATTTTCCATTAATACGATACTTTGCTTCTCGGACCTTCCATTAAAGCTGGGAATCTATTCAGGCATTATCGTGGGACTTTTAGGTGTGTTTGTGATGATCTACACTATCTACGGAAGAGTAGTCCACGGAGCGCCAAGCGGATACGCGACGATTGTGGTGCTGCTCTGCTTTATGTTCGCCATGCTGTTTATGCTGGTGGGGATCATCGGAGAGTATATCGCAATCCTCTTTACAGAGTTAAAGGACAGGCCGATCTATATCGTCAAGGAGACGCAGAACATAGACGGAAGGAAGAATCCGGACGGAAAAAACTGCGTGGAGGAGCGCTGA
- a CDS encoding amino acid ABC transporter substrate-binding protein produces MKKKVFSVMTAAALVFSLTACSTNAKTEEPETAAQSSASQTEAAGAETAESSGGASAEAGEKAASGETKAAGDTFTVGFDQDFPPMGFVGDDGEYTGFDLELAAEVADRLGLTFVPQPIAWDAKNMELESGNIDCIWNGFTMTGREDEYTWSEPYMENSQVVVVLEDSGIESTADLAGKIVEVQADSSAEAALKEMPELTESFAALQTTPDYNTAFMDLEMGSVDAIAMDVIVAGYQLQQRDGGFKILDDTLASEEYAIGFKKGNEALRDQVQTVLDEMASDGTMKEISEKWFGEDITTIGK; encoded by the coding sequence ATGAAAAAGAAAGTATTCAGTGTAATGACAGCAGCAGCCTTAGTATTTTCCCTGACCGCCTGCTCCACAAACGCTAAGACGGAGGAGCCTGAGACAGCGGCGCAGAGCTCGGCAAGCCAGACAGAAGCTGCAGGAGCAGAGACGGCAGAATCTTCAGGTGGGGCTTCGGCAGAAGCGGGAGAAAAGGCCGCATCAGGAGAGACCAAGGCAGCGGGAGATACCTTTACCGTAGGTTTTGATCAGGATTTTCCGCCTATGGGCTTCGTAGGGGACGACGGAGAGTACACAGGCTTTGACCTGGAACTGGCGGCAGAGGTGGCTGACCGCCTGGGACTTACCTTTGTTCCTCAGCCAATCGCCTGGGATGCAAAAAACATGGAACTGGAATCCGGAAACATCGACTGTATCTGGAACGGTTTCACCATGACAGGCAGGGAGGATGAGTACACCTGGTCTGAGCCGTATATGGAAAACAGTCAGGTAGTGGTGGTTCTGGAGGATTCAGGAATTGAGTCCACAGCCGATCTGGCCGGAAAGATTGTGGAGGTTCAGGCTGACTCCTCCGCAGAGGCTGCGCTGAAAGAGATGCCGGAGCTGACAGAGAGCTTTGCAGCCCTTCAGACAACGCCGGATTATAATACGGCATTTATGGATTTGGAAATGGGAAGCGTGGACGCCATTGCCATGGATGTGATCGTGGCCGGCTACCAGCTCCAGCAGCGGGACGGAGGATTCAAGATCCTTGACGACACGCTGGCGTCTGAGGAGTATGCCATCGGCTTTAAGAAGGGAAATGAGGCGCTGAGAGATCAGGTTCAGACAGTTCTCGATGAGATGGCGTCAGACGGAACCATGAAGGAAATCTCCGAGAAGTGGTTTGGAGAAGATATTACGACAATCGGCAAATAA